TCAAAGAAAAGTTGATGCGGCGGTACCGCTCAGCCAAGGTGCTGGAGTTTGCCAGCCCGGTAGGGGACTATTGGATTCGCATCCGCGTTCCCGAGGACGACAAACATCGTGCCGAAGAGCTGGCACGAGAAAATACGACCCCAGAGGGAAACATCTTCCTGGTACGGCTGGATTGAGGTTATCCCGGCGGCCAGGTGAGTTTGCGCCCGCCAAGCAGGTGTAAATGAAGATGAAATACCGACTGGCCTGAGTCGGGTCCCACGTTTAAGACCGTCCGGTAGCCGCGCTCGATTCCGCGCTCGCGCGCGATCTTGGCCGCTACCAACTGCGTGTAGCCGATGATTTCTGCGTCGCCTGCTTCAGCTTCCTTCAGCCCGACAATATGTTTTCTCGGAACGATAAGTACGTGGGTGGGAGCCTGCGGCCGGAGGTCTTCAAAGACGTAGACTCTGTCGTCCTCGTAAACTTTGCGCGAGGGCGCTTCGCCCGCAATGATCTTGCAGAACAGACAATCGGGCATGCTGGGGGCTACCCCGCCTCGTCGGTGGATCCATGCCGGCGCAACAGCGAAGGCAAGTTCTGGGAAAAGGCGGAGCGCGGCAAGACCATATCGCATCCGGCTTCTTGTGCCTTGACCTTCAGATCACCCTGCACGTGAGAAAGGAAGCCGATAATTGCGGTGCCCTTCTTGAGTTCCTTCTTCAGCTTGGGAATGGTTAACAGCGGCTTGGCGCTGTTGTTATTCAGATCGAAGATGATCAGTGAGGGGCGTTCATTACCGTTGTTCTTCAATCGCTCCAGGATGTCCTGGTCGGTTTTCACGAATTCCACCTTCACGTTGATCTTGCGTGAGATCTCCTGAATCTTGGCCAGGAAGAAAAGATCATCGACAAACGCGAAGATCCGGGGAGCCGCGTTTTCGTCCTTGTGGACGAGCGGCTCTGGTTCGGGATGAACGTACACGCTGCCCATCCCTGGATGCGCGCGTCCGCGTCCGCCCTGGTGACTATTGCCAGTTCGATAGTTGTGATCCATGGGGCGAGTGAAGACGGAGTTGTGGTTGGGGCCGCGACCGGCGCCTCCGGGCTGTCCGCCCGGCCGGCCAGACGCACCCCGGCGTCCGCGGCGCCGCCGCCCTTTACCGCCCCCGCCTGCGGAGGGGTGATTCGGTCCAGTATTCATAATTCGTTTTTTGTGTGCCCGCTTATGCGGAAAAATTCAATTGTCGGGTTCGTCGGGTCCCGCTCCCCTT
The sequence above is drawn from the Terriglobales bacterium genome and encodes:
- a CDS encoding histidine triad nucleotide-binding protein, translating into MPDCLFCKIIAGEAPSRKVYEDDRVYVFEDLRPQAPTHVLIVPRKHIVGLKEAEAGDAEIIGYTQLVAAKIARERGIERGYRTVLNVGPDSGQSVFHLHLHLLGGRKLTWPPG